One bacterium DNA window includes the following coding sequences:
- the flgF gene encoding flagellar basal-body rod protein FlgF, producing the protein MIKGLYRSAAGMIPLPYNQDLVANNLANNNTAGYKQDRMFIRDLVEADLYLNENGLAATGKTPEEVKINPPAFRASVGDASRVIEYATDFRQGRMDITGNDYNLGVDGNGFFAVQTPDGVQYTRNGQFAVGQNGNLVTAEGFNVLGAGGAPINVQGGKLEVQNNGAVYVNNEQRGTLNVVDFPKPYRLTKTADSRFVPQAGGGAAVPAQNFSVRQGMLEMSNANPIDQLVRMIEVERMFEFGQRAIRLQDESLQQAVSQVGKV; encoded by the coding sequence ATGATAAAAGGCCTCTACCGCTCGGCAGCCGGGATGATCCCCCTGCCCTACAATCAGGACCTGGTCGCCAACAACCTGGCCAACAACAACACCGCCGGGTACAAGCAGGACCGCATGTTCATCCGCGACCTGGTGGAGGCCGACCTGTACCTGAACGAGAACGGCCTGGCCGCCACTGGCAAGACGCCGGAAGAGGTGAAAATCAACCCGCCGGCGTTCCGCGCCAGCGTGGGCGACGCCAGCCGGGTGATCGAGTACGCCACCGATTTCCGCCAGGGTCGCATGGACATCACCGGCAACGACTACAACCTGGGTGTCGACGGCAACGGTTTCTTCGCCGTGCAGACCCCGGACGGCGTGCAGTACACGCGCAACGGCCAGTTCGCGGTGGGCCAGAACGGCAACCTGGTCACAGCCGAGGGCTTCAACGTGCTGGGCGCCGGCGGCGCGCCGATCAACGTGCAGGGCGGCAAGCTGGAGGTGCAGAATAACGGCGCGGTGTACGTGAACAACGAGCAGCGCGGCACCCTGAACGTGGTGGATTTCCCCAAGCCCTACCGCCTGACCAAGACCGCCGACAGCCGTTTCGTGCCCCAGGCCGGCGGCGGGGCGGCCGTGCCGGCGCAGAATTTCAGCGTGCGGCAGGGTATGCTCGAAATGTCGAACGCCAATCCCATCGACCAGCTGGTGCGGATGATCGAGGTCGAGCGCATGTTCGAGTTCGGCCAGCGCGCCATTCGACTGCAGGATGAGTCTCTGCAGCAGGCGGTCTCGCAGGTGGGCAAGGTCTGA
- a CDS encoding undecaprenyl-diphosphate phosphatase, with protein MSILQAVLLGLVQGLTEFLPVSSSGHLVLGEALLGVKSQGILFEVVLHLATAAAVLLAYRRRVGLIVKAFLSLVKKPALPLDPAERSENLRLGWFVILGTIPAGVIGVAFKDWFEAAFSAPRTVSWLLLVTGAILMLSRFAPKAVRPIGWVSALGVGLAQAVAILPGVSRSGSTITAGLLLGLGPGRSAEFSFLLALPAILGAGVIEGAGVFSHPYALEGVSRLALFCGAFSAFISGVAAIYFLLKILSRGRFDRFAWYVWAVGAAGLLYF; from the coding sequence ATGTCGATCCTGCAAGCCGTTCTGCTGGGCCTGGTCCAGGGCCTGACCGAGTTCCTGCCCGTGTCCAGCTCGGGCCACCTGGTGCTGGGCGAGGCCCTGCTCGGGGTGAAAAGCCAGGGCATCCTGTTCGAGGTGGTGCTGCACCTGGCCACCGCGGCCGCAGTGCTGCTGGCCTACCGTCGGCGCGTGGGGCTGATAGTCAAGGCTTTCCTTTCCCTGGTCAAGAAACCGGCCCTGCCGCTCGACCCGGCCGAGCGCAGCGAGAACCTGCGCCTGGGCTGGTTCGTCATCCTGGGCACCATTCCAGCCGGGGTGATCGGCGTGGCGTTCAAGGACTGGTTTGAGGCGGCGTTCAGCGCGCCGCGCACGGTGAGCTGGCTGCTCCTCGTCACCGGCGCGATCCTGATGCTGTCGCGTTTCGCCCCCAAGGCGGTGCGGCCCATCGGCTGGGTCTCGGCCCTGGGGGTGGGCCTGGCCCAGGCCGTGGCGATCCTGCCCGGGGTGAGCCGCTCGGGCAGCACGATCACGGCCGGGCTTCTTCTGGGCCTGGGACCGGGCCGCAGCGCCGAGTTCTCGTTCCTTCTGGCCCTGCCCGCGATCCTGGGCGCCGGGGTGATCGAGGGCGCGGGCGTGTTCAGCCACCCCTACGCCCTGGAGGGGGTGAGCCGCCTGGCCCTGTTCTGCGGGGCGTTCAGCGCTTTCATCAGCGGGGTTGCGGCGATCTATTTCCTGCTGAAAATTCTCAGCCGGGGACGCTTCGACCGCTTTGCCTGGTATGTCTGGGCCGTAGGCGCGGCAGGGCTGCTGTATTTCTAA
- a CDS encoding restriction endonuclease, protein MKARLNDAFGEAVKYKVVGEPVSVPDAEALATSDPYQFQWWALGLVDARPVEQKKGADKGIDGKIVFRGGRRGQFDTVVISVKAGHTGAAHVRDLRGVVEREGAALGVLISMQEHTAPMRQEAVTAGFFESEVWGRKYPKIQLFTVAELLAGAQIDMPPLRQVGATFKKAPRAAGAPQGQNRELDL, encoded by the coding sequence ATGAAAGCCCGGCTGAACGACGCTTTCGGCGAGGCCGTAAAATACAAGGTGGTGGGCGAGCCGGTCAGCGTTCCGGACGCCGAGGCCCTGGCCACCAGCGACCCCTACCAGTTCCAGTGGTGGGCATTGGGTCTGGTGGATGCGCGTCCCGTGGAGCAGAAAAAGGGCGCGGACAAGGGCATAGACGGGAAGATCGTGTTCCGGGGCGGACGGAGAGGGCAGTTCGACACGGTGGTGATCTCGGTCAAGGCCGGGCACACCGGCGCAGCCCACGTGCGCGACCTGCGCGGGGTGGTGGAGCGCGAGGGGGCGGCCCTCGGCGTGCTGATCAGCATGCAGGAGCACACCGCGCCGATGCGCCAGGAGGCGGTCACCGCCGGGTTCTTCGAGTCCGAGGTCTGGGGCCGCAAATACCCGAAGATACAGCTTTTCACCGTGGCCGAGCTTCTGGCCGGGGCGCAGATCGACATGCCACCGCTGCGCCAGGTGGGGGCCACGTTCAAAAAAGCGCCGCGCGCCGCTGGTGCTCCGCAGGGGCAAAACAGGGAACTGGATTTGTGA